In Heterodontus francisci isolate sHetFra1 unplaced genomic scaffold, sHetFra1.hap1 HAP1_SCAFFOLD_222, whole genome shotgun sequence, one DNA window encodes the following:
- the LOC137364426 gene encoding probable G-protein coupled receptor 139, protein MSVADLLVIILDLILRHIPIVYWEQFRFLWSIPVCNIHAVLLYTVTDCSVWFTVTFTIDRFVAICCQKLKSKYCSEKTAGVVVGTVSVLSCLKNIFWYFMLTGQYWLGNNPWFCDVTEDVYVSRVWGTIEFLHNILTPGLPFVVILMLNALTVRHILVSSRVRRRLRAHSSGKCRRDPEMESRRKSIILLLVISGNFILLWVMLMAYSIWWRMWRLGYRSVYLARFLQELGFILQLLSCCTNTAIYTVTQTQFREQLKNVLKYPFTPIVKFIQ, encoded by the coding sequence atgtcagtggcggatctgctggtcattatcctggacctgatattgagacacattcccattgtttattgggaacagtttcggttcctgtggtccatccccgtgtgtaatatccacgccgtcctgctttatacagtcacagactgttctgtctggttcacagtcactttcaccattgatcgttttgtggccatttgttgccagaagctgaaaagtaaatattgcagtgagaaaacggcaggtgttgttgtgggaacagtgagtgtgctgagctgcttaaagaacatcttctggtattttatgttaacaggtcagtattGGCTGgggaacaatccctggttttgtgatgtaacagagGATGTTTATgtctctcgtgtctggggaacaatcgagttcctccacaacattctgaccccggggctcccatttgtggtgattctgatgctcaacgcgctcactgtcagacacattttagtgagcagcagagtgcgcaggagactccgagctcacagcaGTGGGAAGTGtcgcagagaccccgagatggagagtcgaaggaaatctatcattttacttttagttatctcggggaatttcatcctgttgtgggtaATGTTAATGGCGTATTCGATATGGTGGCGGATGTGGAGGTTGGGGTATCGGTCAGTTTATCTCGCTCGGTTTCTGCAGGAATTGGGCTTCatactgcagctcctgagttgctgcacaaacactgcaatttacaccgtgacccagactcagttcagagagcagttgaagaatgtacttaaatatccctttactccaattgttaaattcattcaatga